The following coding sequences lie in one Alloacidobacterium dinghuense genomic window:
- a CDS encoding helicase-related protein, with protein MVNHIADRALLLDSLRRELVGPDPRGEELDCTQPVSFAALDKSYGPWRQKENGEEVLQRDPPTKRYGIGVLYPAQTLDQDDSGVDALLTQPAVVLPDALDPPQDDPLTAQARRDLEDIQHRTERSSAEPETEDLDLSSANSYRPSSVAVSFLASVPKGAQLIVEATGGRYQRFPVTIEEKERTWWLRSPVRLRAQFNRDDLLSIQKKLIQPTDVESTNLSDLDIRIEVYGRPSSISDARLFTVCLVNRSSASSIDERSLFQFHFKAHFESTGKQAEILPYPAVELEKPDDEEQSLALLYRETETFAIGHGCAADWSINATRTSALAITGECLPTFETPSVTPDIRRQDGSAIDVSMAALAGLIQGDDGLDALEDVVAAYEQWIDEREKGISLLDIKHRTPAERHMRECARCADRMRDGIDFLNSDPRAMRAFRLANEAILLQQLHSRRESRRLVYDTKGKRLTFSDPYVAQDTRIETAGRGKWRAFQIAFLLMTLRSTADGRASDRSTVELIWFPTGGGKTEAYLALSAFSILMRRLRNPADAGVEVIMRYTLRLLTAQQFQRAAGLLCALEYLRRQPTNEKDLGQVRFSIGIWLGGSSTPNSRQQARSALTALSQAQPYAENPFIITKCPWCAAEMGPVELEGKIPSAIPKVHGYERQGDTVVFKCSDRTCDFSSGLPIVVIDEDIYDMCPTLIIGTVDKFAMLAWRPEARAIFGLGSNGTRKSSPPGLIIQDELHLISGPLGSMVGLYEALIEELCTDRRNGSVPPKIVSSTATIRRYASQVRDLYGRETVALFPPPGLSASDSFFAQHARRPDGSLAPGRIYVGVHAPGLGSLQTAQVRAFTGLLQAPLALPDAARDPWWTILAFFNSLRELGTTLSLLQSDIPDYLKVIRNRTGAAPDLIRRLRNVKELTGRLPSEEIPLAISTLEAEYGGQRTPVDICLASNIIEVGVDIDRLSLMAVVGQPKTTSQYIQVTGRVGRRWWERPGVVVTIYVASKPRDRSHFEKFRSYHERLYAQVEPTSVTPYSRPALERALHAVMVAYVRQFGTEAAGRSPYPIPQGELAALRDLLVPRVTQIDPDERASFERLYDARTDEWRRWERNRYSGAPSDEEIPLLRPAGGYASPEHVRISWPTPQSMRAVDAECQVEITTLYLNDRGADNA; from the coding sequence ATGGTAAATCACATCGCGGACCGCGCACTCCTGCTAGATTCGCTCCGCCGCGAACTCGTCGGTCCTGATCCTCGCGGTGAAGAACTCGACTGCACGCAGCCCGTTTCGTTTGCGGCCTTAGATAAATCATATGGCCCGTGGCGTCAGAAAGAAAACGGCGAAGAGGTTCTCCAACGTGACCCTCCAACGAAACGCTACGGCATCGGCGTCTTGTACCCGGCACAGACTCTCGATCAAGATGATTCTGGTGTTGATGCCTTGCTGACGCAGCCAGCTGTGGTTCTTCCCGACGCTTTGGACCCTCCACAAGACGATCCCCTTACAGCGCAGGCCCGAAGAGACCTTGAGGATATTCAACATCGCACTGAAAGATCCTCAGCGGAACCAGAAACGGAGGACTTGGACCTGTCGTCCGCGAACTCTTACCGCCCAAGCAGCGTCGCAGTCAGCTTTCTTGCTTCGGTTCCAAAAGGCGCACAGCTAATCGTCGAGGCTACAGGAGGCCGCTATCAGCGCTTTCCCGTTACGATCGAAGAAAAGGAACGGACGTGGTGGCTTAGGTCTCCAGTCAGGCTGCGCGCACAATTCAATCGCGACGACCTCCTCTCCATTCAGAAGAAGCTCATTCAACCGACTGATGTCGAAAGCACTAATCTGAGTGATCTCGACATTCGAATCGAAGTATATGGCAGGCCCTCCTCGATCTCAGATGCCCGGCTATTCACCGTTTGTCTCGTCAACCGCTCGTCGGCTTCGTCGATTGATGAGCGTAGTCTCTTCCAATTCCACTTCAAGGCGCATTTCGAATCCACTGGAAAACAGGCCGAGATTCTTCCTTACCCTGCGGTCGAATTGGAAAAACCTGATGATGAGGAGCAGTCCCTCGCGTTGCTGTACAGAGAAACCGAAACCTTTGCGATTGGGCATGGGTGTGCCGCTGACTGGTCTATCAACGCAACACGGACTAGTGCACTCGCAATCACAGGCGAGTGCTTGCCCACGTTTGAAACACCCAGCGTCACACCTGATATCCGCCGCCAGGACGGCAGCGCGATTGATGTCTCCATGGCCGCGCTTGCTGGCCTAATCCAAGGCGACGACGGACTCGATGCCCTTGAGGATGTAGTGGCCGCCTATGAGCAATGGATAGATGAAAGGGAAAAGGGGATTTCTCTTCTGGACATTAAGCACAGAACTCCAGCTGAACGCCACATGAGGGAATGCGCCCGCTGCGCAGATCGCATGCGCGATGGCATAGACTTTCTCAATTCCGATCCGCGCGCCATGAGAGCCTTTAGGCTCGCAAATGAGGCGATTCTGTTGCAGCAGCTGCATAGCCGCCGCGAATCGCGTCGGCTAGTTTATGACACAAAGGGAAAGCGGCTGACGTTTTCTGATCCGTACGTTGCACAGGACACGCGCATTGAAACGGCTGGCCGCGGAAAGTGGCGCGCCTTTCAGATTGCATTCCTCCTCATGACGCTCCGATCCACGGCGGACGGCAGAGCATCTGACCGCAGCACGGTTGAACTCATTTGGTTTCCCACCGGCGGAGGGAAGACGGAGGCTTATCTCGCGCTTTCAGCTTTTTCGATTCTAATGCGCCGGCTCCGCAATCCGGCTGACGCGGGGGTCGAGGTGATCATGCGCTACACGCTTCGCCTTTTGACGGCCCAGCAATTTCAGCGCGCTGCGGGTCTACTATGTGCTCTGGAGTACCTCCGGCGGCAACCGACAAACGAGAAAGATCTCGGCCAAGTTCGATTCTCAATCGGCATCTGGTTGGGCGGAAGTTCTACTCCAAATTCACGGCAGCAGGCTCGCAGTGCACTGACGGCCCTCAGCCAGGCTCAGCCTTATGCAGAGAATCCGTTCATCATCACCAAGTGTCCCTGGTGTGCGGCTGAAATGGGACCCGTGGAACTGGAGGGGAAAATACCTTCTGCCATCCCTAAGGTGCACGGTTATGAAAGGCAGGGCGATACTGTCGTATTTAAGTGCTCAGATCGCACATGTGATTTCTCGTCGGGGCTTCCAATCGTCGTCATCGACGAGGATATTTACGACATGTGCCCTACCCTGATTATCGGCACAGTGGACAAATTCGCAATGCTTGCGTGGCGGCCCGAGGCTAGAGCGATCTTCGGTCTTGGTTCGAATGGAACACGGAAATCGTCACCGCCAGGACTAATAATCCAAGACGAGCTCCATTTAATCTCTGGCCCGCTTGGCTCAATGGTGGGCCTCTACGAAGCCCTGATTGAAGAGCTCTGTACAGACCGCCGCAACGGTTCTGTCCCTCCCAAGATCGTGAGTTCAACTGCCACAATTAGGAGGTATGCGAGCCAGGTTAGGGATCTTTACGGCCGCGAGACGGTCGCTCTGTTTCCGCCTCCTGGCCTTAGCGCATCAGATTCTTTTTTCGCGCAGCACGCGCGGCGACCTGATGGCTCTCTCGCTCCCGGCCGGATTTACGTCGGTGTTCACGCTCCTGGCCTCGGGTCTCTCCAGACCGCTCAAGTTCGAGCATTTACTGGCTTGCTTCAAGCACCGCTGGCTCTGCCCGACGCGGCAAGAGATCCATGGTGGACTATCCTCGCCTTCTTCAACAGTCTGCGCGAATTGGGCACGACCCTATCCCTTCTGCAGTCCGATATTCCGGACTACCTGAAAGTCATTCGAAACCGGACTGGCGCGGCACCGGACCTGATTCGGCGTCTCCGTAATGTGAAGGAGCTTACGGGTAGACTTCCTAGCGAAGAGATCCCCCTTGCAATCTCAACGCTTGAAGCGGAATACGGAGGCCAGCGGACACCTGTTGATATCTGTCTGGCTTCGAACATCATTGAGGTAGGTGTGGACATAGATCGTCTTTCGCTCATGGCCGTCGTGGGGCAGCCAAAAACCACATCTCAGTACATTCAGGTCACAGGGCGCGTGGGGCGACGCTGGTGGGAGCGTCCTGGGGTGGTAGTGACAATATATGTTGCATCAAAGCCCCGTGACCGCTCCCATTTCGAGAAATTCCGAAGTTACCACGAGAGGCTGTACGCCCAAGTAGAACCGACGAGCGTAACGCCGTATTCGCGCCCGGCGTTGGAGCGAGCGCTGCACGCCGTCATGGTTGCCTATGTGCGGCAGTTCGGCACGGAGGCGGCAGGACGTAGCCCCTATCCGATACCCCAGGGGGAGCTAGCTGCACTTCGTGACCTGCTTGTGCCACGTGTGACTCAAATTGACCCCGACGAGAGGGCGAGCTTCGAACGACTGTATGACGCAAGAACAGATGAGTGGCGCCGATGGGAGCGCAACCGGTATAGCGGAGCTCCGTCAGACGAAGAGATTCCGCTTCTGCGGCCAGCCGGAGGATATGCAAGTCCCGAGCACGTTCGAATTTCCTGGCCCACTCCCCAATCGATGCGGGCCGTCGATGCTGAATGCCAGGTCGAGATCACAACTCTCTATTTGAACGACCGGGGAGCCGACAATGCCTAA
- a CDS encoding phospholipase D-like domain-containing protein produces the protein MPSIQKIRVFVNCDMTLIAWQADGKIPECRGFALERQVRGAAGDAKDGFVNTYVGFEGQQHTSGEAQPSTVWPVQRYIWNDYAPSQGQTVRYRVVPMLGPASNLRQAPQSQWSDWSDWITVGTAQTPGFKAYFNRGIVGAQFLSRQFSSSADFTKALTGDINSNRPNAVRTFLSGPLRVALLDLLAQAKSDGGTIYAALYELNDREILSGLAALGRRCNLLLGSGAFNKTSKDVHKQTDENYQVRATLRKAGKINLYDRIVGGVHFAHNKFIVFCDKQGNPTTLWTGSTNTTVTGLCTQVNNGLLIEDATLAAAYKTRWTELKGAGNGYPSSLMVEGSTPAKAPLGSASITAWNVPCNKYVDLIDAKAYIRAAKQGVLFLMFNPGTGGTKGKEPSLLQDIQALGQRGLYIHGVINQTQAAPKKDEPGGGAKSTVSFTEHNEIQNPVSTEAITPHQITEANMNWFHQEFHFSNVMIHSKVVVVDPFGEKPVVMTGSHNLGPKASKSNDDNLVIIEDAPGLAQEYAVNILGVYGHYKWLYNAWRQAKDAAPPAAKRTKAPPIPVKPSYDGNKDSDAWQDYQMAGENLQLTQFVMGETVTKVTPAKAKKIAKAARPATSPKTPLRKKPATKKAARKRPAKKAAV, from the coding sequence ATGCCGTCTATTCAGAAGATTCGAGTCTTCGTAAACTGCGACATGACCCTGATTGCCTGGCAGGCTGATGGAAAAATCCCGGAATGCCGTGGTTTCGCGCTCGAGCGGCAGGTAAGAGGGGCGGCCGGCGACGCGAAGGACGGGTTCGTCAACACCTACGTTGGCTTTGAGGGACAGCAGCACACCAGCGGTGAGGCGCAACCGTCGACGGTTTGGCCAGTCCAACGGTATATCTGGAACGACTATGCGCCCAGTCAGGGTCAAACTGTGCGCTATCGGGTTGTCCCCATGCTCGGTCCGGCGAGCAATCTGAGGCAAGCGCCACAATCGCAGTGGAGTGACTGGTCTGACTGGATCACAGTAGGGACCGCCCAGACGCCGGGTTTCAAGGCTTATTTCAACCGCGGCATAGTAGGTGCCCAATTCCTGTCACGACAGTTCAGCTCAAGTGCGGATTTCACGAAGGCGCTCACCGGCGACATTAATAGCAACCGGCCGAACGCGGTCAGGACTTTCCTTTCTGGCCCATTACGTGTGGCTCTTCTGGACCTTCTGGCACAGGCCAAAAGTGATGGCGGGACGATCTACGCCGCACTCTATGAATTGAACGATCGCGAGATCCTTTCAGGCCTCGCGGCACTCGGTAGGAGGTGCAATCTGCTGCTCGGTTCGGGAGCGTTCAACAAGACGAGCAAGGACGTCCACAAGCAGACGGATGAAAACTACCAGGTCCGCGCCACCTTGCGTAAAGCCGGCAAGATCAACCTTTACGACCGTATCGTGGGAGGTGTTCATTTCGCGCACAACAAATTCATCGTCTTCTGCGATAAGCAGGGCAATCCAACGACGTTGTGGACGGGTAGCACCAATACAACAGTCACCGGGCTTTGCACCCAGGTCAATAACGGTCTGCTCATCGAGGACGCTACGCTCGCGGCGGCCTATAAGACTCGTTGGACTGAATTGAAGGGGGCTGGAAACGGATACCCATCGTCATTGATGGTAGAGGGATCGACGCCGGCAAAGGCACCACTGGGTTCGGCTTCTATCACTGCTTGGAATGTCCCCTGCAACAAGTACGTGGATCTGATAGACGCGAAGGCATACATCCGGGCGGCGAAACAAGGCGTCCTGTTCCTGATGTTCAACCCCGGAACGGGCGGAACCAAGGGTAAGGAACCGTCTTTGCTTCAGGACATCCAAGCCCTGGGCCAACGGGGTCTGTATATCCATGGCGTCATCAATCAAACGCAGGCGGCTCCGAAGAAAGACGAGCCGGGAGGCGGCGCTAAATCGACCGTTAGTTTCACCGAACACAACGAGATTCAGAACCCGGTTTCCACCGAAGCCATAACACCTCATCAGATCACCGAGGCGAATATGAACTGGTTCCACCAAGAATTCCACTTCAGCAACGTGATGATTCACAGCAAGGTAGTGGTAGTCGATCCGTTTGGAGAAAAGCCAGTGGTGATGACCGGGTCGCACAATCTGGGGCCGAAAGCGAGCAAATCGAACGACGACAATCTTGTGATCATCGAAGACGCGCCGGGGTTGGCACAGGAATATGCGGTCAATATTCTCGGCGTTTATGGTCACTACAAATGGCTGTACAACGCATGGAGGCAGGCGAAGGACGCGGCGCCACCCGCCGCAAAACGAACTAAGGCGCCCCCGATTCCGGTAAAGCCAAGCTACGACGGAAACAAAGACTCCGACGCCTGGCAGGATTACCAGATGGCGGGTGAAAACCTGCAGTTGACGCAGTTCGTGATGGGCGAGACTGTCACCAAAGTCACGCCCGCCAAAGCAAAGAAAATTGCCAAGGCCGCTCGGCCCGCAACGTCACCGAAGACTCCTTTACGGAAGAAACCCGCAACGAAGAAGGCGGCCCGGAAACGCCCGGCGAAAAAGGCTGCGGTGTAG
- a CDS encoding pentapeptide repeat-containing protein, with protein sequence MKSRAILRSGLPPIVEACFEAKLEGSQLSYARLFRANLEGANLKNLSVRTA encoded by the coding sequence ATGAAAAGTCGGGCTATCCTCCGGTCTGGCCTTCCACCAATCGTAGAGGCGTGCTTTGAGGCCAAGCTAGAAGGGTCGCAACTGAGTTACGCGAGACTCTTCCGGGCCAACTTGGAAGGGGCCAACTTAAAGAACCTGAGCGTGCGCACAGCTTGA
- a CDS encoding very short patch repair endonuclease → MDRLSAERRSANMRQIRSKDTSPEVALRRLLYGMGYRYRLHRKDLPGTPDIAFPSRRKVIFVHGCFWHQHAACREGKMPASKQSYWGPKLQSNVERDRKHQAELTRLGWETLVVWECQLKDSGAVVDQVKRFLGKTEAGSKK, encoded by the coding sequence ATGGACAGACTCAGTGCTGAGCGCCGCAGTGCCAACATGCGGCAGATTCGATCTAAAGACACGAGCCCTGAAGTAGCACTTCGGCGCCTACTTTATGGAATGGGATATCGGTACCGCCTCCACCGCAAAGACCTTCCAGGTACTCCAGACATCGCTTTCCCGTCGCGCCGGAAGGTCATCTTCGTTCACGGCTGTTTTTGGCACCAGCACGCTGCTTGCCGGGAGGGAAAAATGCCGGCCTCGAAGCAGTCCTATTGGGGACCAAAACTTCAGAGCAATGTTGAGCGTGATCGGAAACATCAAGCGGAGCTGACCAGGCTGGGTTGGGAAACGCTCGTCGTTTGGGAATGTCAGTTGAAAGATTCCGGCGCGGTGGTAGACCAGGTTAAGCGGTTTCTCGGGAAAACAGAGGCTGGCTCTAAAAAATAG
- a CDS encoding tyrosine-type recombinase/integrase yields the protein MQYLEPAEVLATLRAARARGAREWAMVLVTYKHGMRASEVCNLRLEDIDLKNGNILVKRLKGSLRTTQAVTEHRGEPLLNEHRAIREWLRERRADGSDYLFISQKGGQIHRSQFFRLFKRLATEVGLPPEKRHPHTLKHSLASHLVAANVNLALVKQQLGHKSIGSTMRYVRTTDRQASIATASALMAIF from the coding sequence ATGCAATACCTCGAACCCGCTGAGGTTCTTGCGACTCTTCGAGCCGCAAGAGCAAGGGGCGCTCGTGAATGGGCAATGGTACTTGTCACCTACAAACACGGGATGCGTGCTTCGGAAGTATGCAATCTGCGGCTCGAAGACATTGATCTCAAGAACGGCAACATCCTAGTCAAGCGCCTGAAAGGCTCTCTACGGACGACCCAAGCCGTGACCGAACACCGGGGCGAGCCTCTTCTTAACGAGCACCGAGCCATTCGGGAGTGGCTACGAGAACGCCGAGCCGATGGCTCAGATTACCTCTTTATAAGCCAGAAGGGTGGTCAAATTCATCGCTCGCAGTTTTTCCGCCTGTTTAAGCGACTGGCCACCGAAGTGGGGTTGCCGCCGGAAAAGCGCCATCCTCATACGCTCAAACATTCCCTAGCAAGCCATCTAGTCGCTGCGAACGTCAACCTCGCACTTGTGAAACAACAGCTCGGCCACAAATCTATCGGATCGACTATGCGTTACGTTCGGACTACGGATCGTCAAGCATCAATTGCCACCGCTTCAGCACTGATGGCGATCTTCTGA
- a CDS encoding NERD domain-containing protein → MFPAEIFSGCPSPGEREVFARLKDSSNTPDWIVLHSLDIAHHVRRVSGEADFVVIIPTRGVLCLEVKAYRRIHRNEAGWLYGSEQIPDSRGPFRQASEAMHSIRNRLIRKRPDLAHILFWSAVVLPYIDFKIPSNEWHDWQVIDAAHFRQRPLPESIENVLKNAREFLSTCESARWFNAGLPTLTPKQAKAIAQELRPSFEIFESTKVRRDRWDKEVRRYTEEQFASLDAMQANSRVLFTGPAGTGKTLLAIESARRAHSGGERCLFVCFNRLLGRWLQEEMAPLGETMTTSTFHSFLLSLAGCVPQGEGVSTSFWEEELPERAIEALVERDPQFTPFDTLIIDEAQDLLRANYLDVLDLLLRGGLASGRWRLFGDLEKQAIYSGSIPNPVALLQQRTGSVPLFSLRVNCRNSPRISTLVHLLGGLAPNYSRVLRPDNGIEPELKYYGSSAEQEAIFLQVLESWYGEGFGGGEIVVLSPRADRTSLAAHVAKEPWRSRLRPCAESTGGQISYASIHAFKGLEASAVVVTDIEHLTGDAAVDLFYVAVTRALHRLTILVHESARPDIIRALTGQGAVPNLNSSGEPSW, encoded by the coding sequence ATGTTTCCAGCTGAGATCTTCAGTGGCTGCCCCAGTCCAGGGGAACGCGAGGTATTTGCGCGACTCAAAGATAGTTCCAATACACCAGATTGGATCGTCCTGCATTCTCTGGATATTGCCCACCACGTCCGGCGAGTGAGCGGTGAAGCAGACTTCGTCGTGATCATTCCAACTAGAGGCGTTCTTTGTCTGGAGGTTAAAGCCTATCGGCGTATACATCGAAACGAAGCCGGTTGGCTTTATGGCTCTGAGCAAATCCCAGATTCCCGCGGCCCCTTTCGCCAAGCGTCGGAAGCCATGCACAGTATACGGAACCGCCTAATTAGAAAAAGACCAGACTTGGCTCACATCCTGTTCTGGTCGGCGGTTGTCCTTCCGTACATCGATTTCAAGATTCCATCCAACGAGTGGCACGACTGGCAGGTCATTGATGCCGCGCACTTCAGGCAGCGCCCTCTTCCAGAAAGCATAGAAAACGTTCTCAAGAATGCCCGTGAATTTTTGTCGACTTGCGAGAGTGCCCGATGGTTCAATGCAGGTCTACCTACTCTCACACCTAAGCAGGCCAAAGCGATTGCGCAGGAACTGCGTCCGAGCTTCGAGATTTTCGAAAGTACTAAAGTTCGCCGAGACCGCTGGGATAAAGAAGTACGTCGCTACACAGAGGAGCAGTTCGCCTCGCTCGACGCGATGCAGGCCAACTCGCGCGTGCTGTTTACCGGCCCCGCCGGGACTGGCAAAACACTGCTGGCAATTGAATCAGCACGCCGAGCACATTCCGGAGGAGAACGGTGTCTCTTCGTCTGTTTCAACCGTCTCCTTGGGCGCTGGCTTCAGGAGGAGATGGCCCCTCTGGGGGAGACTATGACCACATCCACGTTCCACAGTTTTCTCCTATCGCTTGCGGGCTGCGTTCCTCAGGGTGAAGGCGTCAGCACATCGTTCTGGGAGGAGGAGCTTCCAGAGAGGGCAATCGAGGCGCTAGTCGAACGTGATCCTCAATTCACGCCCTTCGATACTCTCATTATCGACGAGGCGCAGGATCTTCTTCGAGCCAATTACCTGGACGTTCTCGACCTGCTCCTTCGAGGAGGGCTCGCATCGGGCCGATGGCGCCTCTTTGGCGATCTGGAGAAACAGGCCATATATTCAGGCAGCATTCCTAACCCTGTTGCGCTTCTGCAGCAACGAACAGGCAGCGTTCCCTTGTTCTCGCTCAGAGTCAACTGTCGCAATTCGCCGCGAATCTCCACTTTGGTGCACCTCCTCGGAGGCCTCGCACCAAATTACAGCCGCGTACTGCGGCCGGACAACGGGATCGAACCGGAATTGAAATACTACGGGTCGTCGGCTGAACAAGAAGCCATTTTCCTCCAGGTTTTGGAGTCTTGGTACGGAGAAGGGTTCGGTGGAGGTGAAATCGTCGTATTGTCGCCGCGTGCAGACCGGACCAGCCTTGCTGCACACGTAGCGAAGGAACCCTGGCGCAGCCGCCTCCGCCCATGCGCTGAGTCGACGGGAGGACAAATTTCTTATGCTTCAATCCATGCTTTCAAAGGACTAGAGGCCTCGGCGGTTGTCGTTACGGACATTGAACATCTGACTGGCGACGCAGCGGTGGATTTGTTCTATGTTGCTGTAACGCGCGCGTTGCACCGACTGACGATTCTAGTTCACGAGTCCGCGCGCCCCGACATCATCCGTGCGTTGACGGGACAAGGCGCTGTTCCGAACCTTAACTCATCCGGAGAGCCATCATGGTAA
- the drmB gene encoding DUF1998 domain-containing protein — MPKGPIRRAQLVAPFGVGALSVVRDGTSVITCGVDHWYEREQRDESGQTIDVNEFRIEEWRLQRRLGVDHFRLPPDFRVRRQSDKAPNFYLTVPFLRFPKWHFCPSCNLLVTLPLTVRTRERCPACLESRKKRIVLLQVPFVAMCDQGHLQDFPWREWVHKTASPSCHKSLKLVATGGASLSAQKVECECGAHRTLAQITTAAQSGETTFLSSNLDDSGTLYLCRGLKPWLGLEDVEQCPRPLRGSLRSASNLYFADVQTALYLPRSSANAPSDLVDRLQEPPLSTLISLLKGAVKTIKPDMLRNQHSIVLRKYTDEQIAGAIGIVTGAGQQDAEADVGLPGDDSEMAFRRAEYRALRIARDEDQLLIRAPEMSKYDTEVAGAFERIMLIHKLRETRALTGFTRVFPTAAATLEEKVRLLRRDSPLEPWLPAYLVYGEGIFFEFHEALIDQWEQRPEIGERIRRLDASYRILQGNRRQPFEPIVPRFVLLHTIAHLLMNRLTFECGYSSAALRERLFVSPNRKAPMAGILIYTAAGDAEGTMGGLVRMGQPGYLEPMIRRALEAASWCSADPVCLEMGRRGGQGPDSCNLAACHGCALVPETACERFNRFLDRACVVGDIESPGLGFFPGGRIGENS, encoded by the coding sequence ATGCCTAAAGGTCCGATCCGAAGGGCCCAACTTGTGGCACCGTTTGGTGTTGGAGCACTTTCTGTCGTAAGAGACGGCACCTCGGTTATTACTTGTGGCGTTGACCACTGGTATGAAAGAGAGCAGAGGGACGAGAGCGGCCAAACCATCGACGTTAATGAGTTTCGAATTGAAGAGTGGCGTCTTCAGAGAAGACTCGGTGTTGACCACTTCAGACTCCCTCCAGACTTCCGTGTACGGCGCCAGAGTGATAAGGCTCCTAACTTTTACTTAACGGTCCCCTTTCTGAGATTTCCCAAATGGCATTTTTGTCCATCGTGTAATCTTCTCGTCACACTGCCGCTTACGGTCAGGACGCGCGAACGCTGCCCAGCATGCCTTGAATCTCGAAAAAAGCGAATCGTTCTATTGCAGGTTCCGTTTGTTGCCATGTGCGACCAGGGACACCTTCAAGACTTCCCGTGGCGTGAATGGGTCCACAAGACCGCGAGTCCATCCTGTCACAAGAGTCTGAAACTGGTGGCTACCGGCGGAGCATCTCTGTCAGCTCAAAAAGTGGAATGTGAGTGTGGCGCTCACCGTACACTCGCGCAGATCACGACAGCCGCACAGTCGGGGGAGACCACCTTTCTAAGCAGCAACCTCGATGACAGCGGCACTCTGTACCTCTGCCGCGGATTGAAACCGTGGCTCGGACTTGAAGATGTCGAGCAGTGTCCTCGACCTCTTCGCGGCTCTCTCCGCAGTGCGTCGAACCTATATTTTGCTGACGTTCAGACCGCGCTATATTTGCCCCGCAGCAGCGCAAATGCACCATCCGACCTCGTCGATCGGCTGCAGGAACCACCACTATCAACGCTCATCAGTTTGTTGAAGGGTGCCGTCAAGACCATAAAGCCTGACATGCTCAGAAACCAACACTCCATCGTTCTGCGGAAGTATACCGATGAACAGATCGCCGGGGCCATCGGAATTGTCACTGGCGCTGGGCAGCAAGATGCTGAGGCTGATGTTGGGTTGCCTGGTGACGACAGCGAAATGGCATTCCGAAGAGCAGAATACCGCGCATTGCGGATAGCACGTGACGAAGATCAGCTCCTGATCCGGGCTCCAGAAATGAGCAAATATGACACGGAAGTTGCCGGCGCCTTCGAACGGATAATGCTTATTCACAAACTTCGAGAAACTCGCGCACTAACGGGCTTCACTCGAGTATTTCCAACTGCTGCTGCCACCCTCGAGGAAAAAGTGCGGTTACTTCGGCGCGATTCCCCCTTAGAACCATGGTTGCCGGCCTACCTAGTCTATGGAGAAGGAATTTTCTTTGAGTTTCACGAAGCTCTGATCGACCAATGGGAACAGCGCCCTGAGATCGGGGAACGAATACGTCGCCTCGATGCCAGCTATCGAATCCTGCAGGGAAATCGACGCCAGCCCTTTGAACCGATCGTCCCGCGATTTGTGCTCCTCCATACTATTGCTCATCTGTTGATGAACCGCCTCACGTTCGAGTGTGGGTACAGTTCCGCGGCACTTCGAGAGCGGTTGTTCGTTTCGCCAAACCGGAAGGCTCCTATGGCTGGCATTCTGATCTATACGGCTGCGGGTGATGCAGAAGGTACCATGGGCGGCCTAGTTCGGATGGGTCAGCCCGGCTACCTTGAACCGATGATCCGGCGTGCCCTAGAAGCTGCATCGTGGTGTTCCGCCGATCCGGTTTGCTTGGAAATGGGCCGACGGGGGGGACAGGGTCCAGATTCCTGCAATCTCGCTGCTTGCCATGGCTGTGCCTTAGTTCCGGAAACCGCTTGCGAACGATTCAATCGGTTCCTTGATCGGGCCTGTGTGGTCGGGGATATCGAAAGCCCCGGATTGGGCTTCTTCCCGGGTGGGCGCATCGGTGAGAATTCCTAA